The Nitrosomonas sp. PY1 genomic sequence TTATGTTGGCTATTATGGAGTCACCAGCGATCATGATTGGCTTAGTACTCGCCGGTTACTCTCGAAGGATCATGGGCGCATCGAGTGAGACATCCACAGCAGCTAAAAAAGGAATGATGAAGCATTTGTTAATCGATGCTTTTACAAACGGTAGTATTTTGCTGCTGTTCGGTTCCATGGCAATTGGTGCAGCGGTTTCCGAAGCCAGCTACCACAAGATTGAACCGTTCTTTGAGCTTATTTTTATGGGTGCGCTATGCATCTTTCTCTGTGACATGGGAATGGAAGCAGGTAAAAGGCTATCGGAATTCAAATCAGTAGGCGTCTTCCTTGTTAGTTTTGGGATTGCTATGCCATTGATTGGCGCGGCATGCGGATTAGTCGTTGGACATTTCGTCTTAGGTTATTCAGTGGGGGGCATTACATTGGTGACGGTATTGGCAGCCAGTTGTTCCTACATTGCGGTCCCTCCGGCAATGCGACTTGCGGTTCCTGAAGCTAATCCATCGTTCTATCTGACTTTATCGCTTGGAGTAACCTTTCCATTTAATGTAGTAGTTGGTATCCCTACTTATTATGCAGCAGCCCAATATCTGCATGAAAGTTATTATCCTTGGTAAGGTTTGTTTCTAACATTTGGCAGTTGATTGTAACAATAATCTATCAACTGCCGGATGTGTCTAAAAAATGCAATCTATAAGAATTGAATGACTCTAATAGTTTTCGAAGTCTGAAAAACAGGAATATATACATAAACTTTCTTTTGGAGATAATTATGCCACTAGGATCTGAAATTTTAAAAAAAATGAAACGCATTGAGATCGTCATTAACGAGGATTCTCTTGAGGAAATGTTGGAATTGCTGCGAAATGTTGATGTTCGCGGATACACTGTTATAAAAGGTGTTGGAGGATTAGGCTCAACCGGTGAGCGAGATCCAGATGCTTTTGCTTTGGAGCAATCGAACGCTTTTTTAGTATTAACATGCGAAGAAGCCCAAGCCGATAAGATTGTTCTGAAATTGCAACCCGAGCTAAAGAACTTTGGAGGGATGTGTGTGCTAACTGATTGCCATTGGGTTCTAGGACCAAAAGCATCTTATTAATGAAGATTAAAATAAATTGTTGGAGACCTTTGCAAAAACCTTTTGATACATCTTCAGGTTACTGTTTTTATTGATATTAAGTTTCAAGAAATGAGGTTTTGCAAAGGCCTCTGTATGTCTCTCATGCAAAATGCTCAAACTCCTCTCTGGGGAGTTTAGAGTCGCGCAACTCTCTGAGAATTCATATTATCCTCATCGAAATATGGAGAATCAGTCACTTCTTGGCTTGGCGGTACTATTACTTGATAAACCAACTACCGTGGTCTGACGTTGGCATTGAAGAATGGCTTGTACTTGCTTTTGAATAAAGATCATCAGAAAGTAGTAAAGGAAGTGGGCATCAATGACAAGATTCTCCTTTAGTGTTTTCGACACAGCACTATGCGGTTGTTGCGGGTCGGCTTCTTTGTATTTGCCGATCCGCCTAGTTGGTTTCCTTGCTGTGTTTGAAGCATACACTCAACTTCAGTGGTGACGAATAGATCATTCGATGATCGGAAAATGTCGTAACAGTATTTCAACGGCCAGAAGCACTACGCACCGAAGAACCATTTAGTTTTGATTTTCCTCATTCCTCATTCGACTCCAATTTGGTTTGATCAAATTTTCTCAATGCATTTTCTTTGCTAAGTAACTCTAATAACACTCATCAAACTCAGTGATGTTTTTAACACGGCAGTATCTAAGCGTTTTTTTACTAAGCATAATTTTTACGAAGATCCTTTGGAGACCACTCAATATATTGTTTTTATTAGCATTAAGTTCCAATAAATAGCGTTTCGCAAAGTTTCCTAAGTGTTTCACCTTAGGTAGTCACCCGAATTTTTCCACCTTATATTTCGAAGTATATTCAAAAACATTAACCGACAATATTGGATTTGTGATTTGGCATAACATAATTATAAAGGAGAAGATCTATATGTCCCCCCCTAGAAGTAGCCTCACTTACGGAATTGCCTTATTGCTGATGGGATTTTTATCGAGCAACGATTCACTCGCAGCTGCAATAGAGGATACGAAAAAGAAGAAACCTAATCGAACACAAGTTGCTAATGCGGATGTAAAAAAACTCGATCAAGTACCAGTTATTGCGCAAAACCCTACAACCGGGAGCGCAAGATCATTCAGCACAACAGAATCACCCGGGCGTACAGTGTTTGATTTCGATAACCTACCACATTTGATGGAAGAACATAAAACTCCGCTAGCGGCACTTATGCCTGATTGGCTCAATGTAGCCATTGAGCATCGGACACGATATTCCTTATATGACAATGGTTTTACTCGAAATATTCCCGGCTTTAACGACATGGTTCATCAGCGCACAAGGTTTTTATTTGAAGTCTTTAAGGCTACGGATCCCCTGAAGTTTACGTTAGAACTCACAGATATCCGCGCACCACTCGCTAATTATGGTCAAGCTCATTCAAATGTTTTCGCCAACCACTTTGATTTTACCCAACTTCACGTTGGTTTGAATTCTCAAAACTTTCTGGGAACAGGGTATGCCGCCAAGTTCGAGGTTGGGCGTTTTGTTATGGATTATGGTGAAGCGCGTTTGATTGGTGGACATCGGTGGGGTACTTTATCGCCTACCTTCGACGGCATGGTATTCACGGTCGGCAATGAACGAGAGAAATGGGGATTGCGTGTATTCGGTACGCGCCCGGTTAATCGTGAGCCGACGCATCTCGATTGGAATACTCCGGCAACATACTTTTCAGGTGCGCAAATTACCAACCGCGATATATCCTGGGCTAATGTAGATGCTTATTTTTTCCAGTTAAATGAAGGTAATAAAATGAGGCAGCGTAATTTATCAACGACAGGTTTCCGATTGTTTGCCAAACCCGTTACCGGTAAACTAGATTATGAAATCGAATCCATGTATCAGTTTGGCGATACTCGTGACAAACACCTTTTTGCGCATCGTCATCATGGCGAGGTGGGTTATTCCTTCAAAACAGCTATGCCTTTCCGCCTGATTTATTTGTTCGATTATGCTTCCGGAGACCGTGACCCTGACAAGAATTTTGATATTTTGTATGCAAAGCGACGAGTGGAATATGGGCCAACCGGAATGTTTGGACCATTCTTCCCTTCCAATCTTATGTCACCCGTAGGTTTTCGTGCAACGCTGATACCAACGCCAACGGTCAAACTTACAATGTCGCATCGCGCCTATTGGCTGGCTGATAAACATGGCGCTTATGTCGGTAGCGGTCTGCAAGATACAACCGGTAGAGCAGGAACTTTTCTGGGTAACATGCTTGATGTCAGTGTTGGTTGGGATCCGCAATGGAGTTATTTGAAACGCGTAAGTTTTGATGTCGGTTACAGTCATATATTCAAAGGTGATTACTTCGATAAAGTGGCACAAAGCCCAGGTTCGGCTGACACCAATTATGGATACATGATGACGACTATCAGATTCTAAAGGGTATGCGTGACGCTATTGGCTCAATATAGTTAAATATTTGTTAAACCTGAACAGTATAAAAAGAGTTAGTAATTATGAACATTACATACAAGGAGTTTATAGCATGAGTGGAAAGAAAATTATCGACACAAAAAAACTTGCTGGTATGGCCTGTAACGATACGTTAGGAGAATTGAATAAGCAAGGCATTGCGAGGAGAAAGGAATCGGACCTAAAGCTACTATTTTTGACCACATGAGTAGTACAGAATTTAACGATGAATTCATGAGAAAGGTAGCTTTAATTTTTGATCACATGAGTAGTACAGAATTATCGATTAGTAACTACTTGAACCGAAATCGAAGAAAAATTGCGGTGCAAAAATATTCAAGATAAAGTTGATATAGCTTCTCACTTATTGATTGAATGGTCGGGGCGAGAGGATTTGAACCTCCGACCACTTGCACCCCATGCAAGTACGCTACCAGGCTGCGCTACGCCCCGAACAGAAAATTATAGCAAACTAGAAAACTTACTTTATAAAAAACTTACTTTAAAGAATTTATTGCCAGTTGAAAGTACTATGAAGAAAGAATAGACATGATGCTTCTAACCTGATGTCGAATATAGTTTAAATCTACTGTGGACATCGAAGGGTTATTGACTTTAGATGCTGGTGGTATCGAGGATAAATTCTTTGATTTTGTGTCGGCATTAATCAATCGACTACGTGCCCCATTGATAGTGAATCCTTGTTCGTAGAGAAGTTCTCGAATTCGACGTATCAACAGCACCTCTTGATGTTGATAATAGCGTCGATTACCTCGACGCTTAACCAGCTTCAGTTGTGCAAACTCCTGCTCCCAATATCGCAATACATGAGGCTTAACATCACATAATGTACCAACTTCTCCAATCGTGAAATACCGCTTGGCCGGAATAGGAAGTAAAGCATTATGTGGTTTTTTGTTTTCCATGGTAATTTTTTTCAACCAAAGTCTTTAGTTTTTGACTAGCATGAAATGTTACGACACGGCGTGCTGTAATAGGAATCTCTTCTCCCGTTTTAGGGTTTCTACCTGGACGTTGGGGTTTTTCTCGTAACTGAAAATTACCGAATCCTGATAGTTTTACACTATCATTATTCTGCAACGCAATTCGCACTTCCTCATAAAAGAATTCCACCATATCTTTTGCTTCGCGCTTATTCAAGCCCACGTTTTCAAATAATAAATCTGCTAATTCAGCTTTGGTTAATGCCATATTTTTACTCCATTTCGATAATAATTGCTATAAGCTTTGTGCTTATAGCCCGATTCACGCGAAATGCCGCCATGATCGAAACAACACTTATTTATCCATTACGTAACGTTGCACAGAATCGATTTTCTAGTATTTTTATCAATTTTAATACTTCAGAATCCACTTCTATGTCAGTCAATGTTTTCTCAGTATCTTGTAACAATATACGGAATGCAAGACTTTTTTTGTTATTTTCCATACCTTTACCGCGATAAATATCAAATAAGGCAATATCGATCACTGTAGGAGATTTTTCCTCATTCATACAGGACAATAATGTCTGTACATTAATATCGTTATCTACAATGATGGCAATATCGCGTTGTACAGGGGGAAATTTAGATATCTCCTTGGTTACATGAATTGCTTGAGGAAGCAAATGCTCTAAATTGATTTCGAACAACACAGTATTTTTTTGCAAATCGAATTTTTTTTGCCACTTGGGATGCAATTCCCCTAGCCAGCCGATGGAATTATCCGCAATAATTATTTGTGCGGATTTACCGGGATGCAAAGCAGGATGTGAAATTTTCTTGAAAAGTATTGCTGAATTACCGCACAAATTTTCAATATCACCTTTAATATCATAGAAATCGGCACTTCGAGCAGGTATACCCCATTGTTCAGGAACAATATCACCATAAATCAGCCCCGCTAATTTCTCTATTTGTACACAATCAATTTCAGTGGATCTGATGAAACAACGTCCAATTTCAAATATCCTGACTCGTGATTGTTTGCGGTTCAAATTAAATTGCAAATTAGCGATCAGTCCACCAACCAATGTACTTCGCATTACGCCCATCTGACTTGCAAGTGGGTTTACTAGCTTGATTGGTGTGTCATTGCCTGCGAAATCCAGCTCCCAGTTTGCATCAACAAAGGCATAATTAATAACTTCCTGATAATCACGATTTACTAATGATTGTTTAATCTGCTCGACAGGGCGAATATTCTCGATTGCCGGCAACATTGCCATACGAGCTTGCGGATAATGCGCCGGAATCCGATCATAACCGTAGATACGCGCCAATTCTTCGATTAAATCTTCTTCGATTGTCAAATCAAACCGATAACTGGGTGGCGTTACAGTAAAACTACCATCTATCTCCAAGAATTTGAATTTCAATCGTTGGAAATAAGTCTTGATTTGCTGTACATCTAATTCGATTCCTAGTATGCGTTGGATGCGAGTTCTTCGCACTTGAATCGGAGATCTGGCAGGAAGCTGATAACGCTTTTCAACAATAGGCCCCGCTTGTCCTCCACAAATAGTTTGAATCAAATATGATGCGCGATCAATAAAGTCGTGCGTTGCAGCAAAATCGACACCACGCTCAAAGCGATAAGCAGAATCGGAAATAAAGCCTAGTTGAAACGATTTGCCACTAATGATCGATGGCATAAAAAATGCGCTTTCCAGAAAGATATCCACGGTGCCATCGGTTACACTACTATCTAATCCCCCCATAATACCCGCCAGAGCAAGCGGTTTACTTTCATCTGCAATAATAAGCATATCAGGCGTAAGATTAACGATATTATCGTTGAGTAATGTTATCTTTTCACCTGACTTCGCATAGCGCACCTGTATCGATCCATTTATTTTATTCAAGTCAAATGAGTGCAGCGGCTGACCTGTCTCTAATAAAATATAATTGGTAATATCAACGATTGGGTTAATTGAGCGAATACCACTTCGTTCCAAACGCTGTGTCATCCACAAAGGAATCCTCGCATTAATATCTATTCCTTTGATTACTCGGCCACAATATAGTGGACATGCCTCAGGAGCCATGATATGCACATCCAAGACATCTTGGATATCAACTAAGGTCGCAGGTGATTCTAATGGTATTAATTCGCTAGCAGTAATCGCAGCTACTTCACGTGCCACTCCCAGTACGCTTAAGCAATCCGCACGGTTCGGCGTTAAACTCAGAGTAAAAATGCGATCATCAAGCGAAAAATAACTACGAAAATCTTTGCCTACCGGGGCGTCTTCCGGTAATACCAGCAAACCATCGGCTATTTCAGCCAGACCCAATTCTTTCGCCGAGCACAACATACCTTCAGACTCAATACCGCGTAATTTTGCTGATTTGATTTGTATTCCAGGTAGGTTAGCCCCTATTAATGCACACGGAACCCTCATTCCTTCGCTAACATTAGGTGCTCCGCAGACAATCTGTAATAAATCAGCCTGTTGATTAGCTTTAACTTGACAAACCTTCAAACGATCTGCACTGGGATGACTTTTTACTGAACATACTTCTGCCACTACCACCTTGTTAAAAGTAGCAGCAACAGATTCTACACTTTCCACTTCGATACCCGCCATGGTTAATACATGCGCAAGTCGCTCGCTAGACAACGATGGATTAACAAATGTGCGTAGCCAATTTTCCGAGAATTTCATACCAACCTATTTGTATTGGAATGCCAAGACAAAAATAACCTTAATTAAATTGTTTCAAGAACCGTAAATCGTTTTCAAAAAATAACCTCAGATCACTGACACCGTAACGCAGCATGGTTAAACGTTCAGCACCTATACCAAAAGCGAATCCCACATATCGTTCACTATCAATTGAAACATGTTTAAGCACGTTTGGATGCACCATGCCACACCCCAGAACCTCCAACCAGCCAGTGTAACTACAAATACGACAGCCCTTTCCATTACACATAACACAAGCAATATCCATTTCAGCTGAAGGCTCTGTAAAGGGAAAAAAGGAAGGCCTAAATCTTACCGATAAATTATCTTGCTCGAAGAAATGCGCCATAAAATCAGCTAATACACTTTTCAGCGCAGCAAAATTAACATTTTCATCAATCCATAGCCCTTCGACTTGATGAAACATTGGCGTATGAGTTACGTCCGAGTCACAACGATACACTCGACCGGGAGCAATAACTTTCATTGGAGGTTGATGATTCTGCATATAGTGAATTTGCACCGGTGAAGTGTGTGTACGCAATAAATTACCATTATCGATATAAAATGTGTCATGCATTGCACGCGCAGGATGATTTTCAGGAATATTCAATGCAGTAAAATTATAGAAATCTGTTTCAATCTCTGGCCCAGAAGCAACATCGAACCCGATTGAATGAAATAATTTTTCAATTCTTTGCAAAGTTTGAGTCACGGGGTGCAGACCACCGCTACGCATTCCTCTACCGGGTAAAGTTACGTCCAAAGCTTCTTCATTAAGCTTAATAGCCAATTGTTGAGCGTAAATAGCCTCACGACGATATTTGAGTGCTTCTTCTAATTGATTTTTTGCTTGATTTATTTTACTTCCCACAAGCGGGCGTTGTTCAACCGGAATTTTACCAAGCTGTTTAAGAAGTCCTGTCAGTACGCCATTCTTACCAAGGTAGTGTACTTTGATATTTTCCAACTCAATGGAGTCTTCAACACGATTCAATAACTGCGTAGCTTCGCTAACGATTGCTTCCAGGTTTTCCATATCAGTAGATTACTCATATCGACAAGTAATTTAGAAGAAATTTGAACAATAAAAAAGGAGGTAAGGTATTTATCCCGACCTCCTAATATGACTTCCAATACTTAATTAAGCAGCAAGACTGGTTTTTGCTTGCGCTACAATTTTCTCAAAAGCGCTTTTATCGAATACTGCAAGATCGGCTAATACTTTACGATCAATGTCGATGCTTGCTTTCTTCAATCCATTCATGAACACACTATACGATAGACCGAATTCTCGTGCAGCCGCATTGATCCTTGCAATCCATAATGTACGAAATTGTCTTTTACGTTGACGGCGATCTCTATACGCATATTGACCTGCCTTCATAACGGCCTCTTTAGCTATCCGATAGACGTTTTTACGACGCCCACGATATCCTTTGGCAAGCTTTAGTATCTTTTTATGGCGCGCATGCGCTGTAACACCACGTTTAACTCTTGGCATAATGAATTCTCCTAATTATGCGTATGGCATCATGGCGCGAATAGAATCAGCGTTGGTAGCATGCACGCCAACAATACCCCGCAATTGTCGTTTGTTTTTGGTTGTTTTTTTAGTCAAAATATGGCGCTTAAAAGCCTGTGGGCGCTTAATACTCCCCCCCGGGCGAAACTTGAAGCGCTTTGCAGCACCACTTTTGGTTTTCATTTTTGGCATACGAACTCCTTTTATATGAAACTAGGTATTTCCAGATTAGAAAATTTTTAAAACCCAGTAATCACTATTTTTTAAAAACTAATTTATATTAACCATTAGGTCGTCAAGCTAGGGTCACTTACAGTTGCTTTAGGTGGCGATGTTCTTTCGGATTTCCCATCTTTCCGTTTAGGCGACAATACCATCACCATTTGGCGCCCTTCCATCTTAGGAAATTGCTCTACTATTGCGTAGGGTTCCAGATCAATTCTTACTCTTTCTAGTAAACGCATACCAAATTCCTGATGCGCCATCTCCCGGCCTCGGAAGCGTAGTGTTACCTTAACCTTATCGCCTTCATTCAGGAAACTGGTTACGTTCCTCAGTTTAATATTATAATCTCCTTCGTCAGTATTCGGTCTGAATTTAATTTCTTTAATTTGTACTTGTTTTTGCTTCTGTTTCGCATCATGCTTCTTCTTGCTTTCTTGATATCGAAACTTACCATAATCCATTAAGCGACACACAGGAGGCTGGGCTGTCGGCGCAATTTCTACTAAATCAACACCAGCTTCATCGGCCAGCTCAATTGCTTCAGTTAGTTTAACAATTCCAATTTGTTCCCCATCTGCACCAATTAAACGTACTTCCGGCACATCTATCTCATGATTAATGCGTGCTGCTTTTTCCTGAACTATGACATTTCTCCTATCAAATTAAGAATTATTTCTTTGTGGCTATCTCTTCCTTTAATTTATTCACAAAATCCTGTACGGTCATTTGACCTAAATCTACACCACCCCTATTACGAACAGATATTTTATCAGTATTCATCTCTTCATCACCGACAATTACTTGATAAGGAAGCTTTTGCAAACTGTGCTCGCGGATTTTATAGGTTATTTTTTCATTTCTCAAGTCCAAACTGGTCCTGATCCCGCTTTGCTTTAAGTGAGTATGCACCGATTGCGCATACTCACTCTGCCCCCGAGATATATTCATTACCACCACTTGTTCAGGCGCCAACCACACGGGGAAAGCACCTGCGTAATTTTCTATCAAAATACCAATAAATCTTTCCAATGACCCTAAAATAGCTCTATGCAACATTACAGGAACTTTGCGTGTGTTATCTTCTGCCACATATTCTGCACCTAAACGATTTGGCATTGAAAAATCTAATTGTAGCGTACCGCATTGCCATACCCGACCGATAGAATCTTTTAATGAAAATTCGATTTTAGGCCCATAAAACGCTCCTTCCCCAGGCTGCAATTCCCACTCTAGTTTTGCTTCACCCAAAGCAGCTTTAAGCGCGTCTTCTGATTTGTCCCATTGTTCATCTGAACCCACTCGTTTCAAGGGACGAGTCGATAGTTTTACCAACAGCTCATTAAACCCAAAGTCGGTATAAACAATTTTAAGTAGATCAATGAATTTAACAACTTCACTTTGTATCTGTTCTTCGGTACAAAAAATATGCGCATCATCCTGAGTAAAAGCTCGGACACGCATAATACCATGCAATGCGCCCGATGCTTCATTGCGATGACAGGAACCAAATTCTGCTAATCGAATGGGTAATTCACGATAACTTCGCAAACCTTGATTAAAAATTTGCACATGGCCTGGACAGTTCATTGGTTTAATTGCAAATTCTCGTTCATCTGAATGAGTTGTAAACATGTTTTCTCTAAAGTTCTCCCAGTGTCCAGAATCAACCCAAAGGTTTTTATCCAGTATTTGCGGGGTACGTACTTCTTGATAATTGTTTTTATCTAATAAATCTCGCATATACTGCTCAACTTGCTGCCATAATAACCAGCCTTTTGGATGCCAAAACACCATACCTGGAGCCTCTTCCTGGGTATGAAATAAACTTAATTGCTTACCAATTTTTCGGTGATCGCGCTTATCCGCCTCTTCTAATCGATGTAAGTAGTTTTTCTGATCTTCTTTACTAGTCCAAGCTGTACCATAAATACGCTGCAGCATTTCATTTTTTGAATCGCCGCGCCAATATGCTCCAGCTACTTTCATCAACTTGAAGACTTTCAACTTTGCCGTACTGGGCACATGCGGTCCTCGACAAAGATCTGTAAAATCACCTTGAGAATAAAGTGATAAAGCTTCAGCACTGGGTATAGCCTCAATGATTTGAGCTTTATAGTGCTCACCTTGTTCTTTAAAAAAATTGATTGCTTCTGTGCGCTCCAGTATTTTCCTCCGTACCTTAAGATCACGTTTACTGATCTCAAACATTCGTTGTTCAATTGCATTAAGATCTTCAGGCGCAAAAGGGCGTTGATATGAAAAATCATAATAAAATCCGTCTTCAATAACAGGACCAATTGTCACTTGAGCTTCAGGAAACAATTCTTTTACCGCCTGAGCCAACAAATGTGCGCACGAATGACGAACGATTTCTAATCCTTCCGGATCTTTCTCAGTTATAATGGAAAGATCTGAATCTTCAGTAATTAGACTGTCCACATCAACCAATTTTCCATTCACTTTCCCGGCGATTGCTGCTCGTGCTAAACCCGGCCCGATTGCCATTGCAACCTCCATAACGCTAACAGACTGCTCAAATGAGCGTACGGATCCATCTGGCAAACGAATTTCTGTCACAAAAACTCCTTTTCTCTTTCCATAATCATTGATTAAACGCACCCTAAAACACAAAAGAAGGTATATATTTTGCTCAAAATAAAACGCTCTTTCAATGCAGTATTGCTTTATACCAATTATTCATTTTTTGTAAACCACGGAAGATTTTAGGTGCAAAACCAATCGCAACAGCATCAACCAAGCAATACCAGGCAGCCACCCCGCTAGGTGGATTTCCTTGTGTCCAATTAAAAACTGGCTCAATTGGTGCCCATCGCCAGGTTCCAGAAGCTGTTCCGACAATTTCCAGCCATGTGCAAATAAAAAAAGCACCCAAATACACCAATGGTGATCTTCCCTTGAAAATACAAAGAATAAAAATACAAAATAAAAATGCACCTACTTGATCACCCTGTTCAGGTATACCGCTAATCCCCCATAAAGACCATAATCCACCTGTTATAAAAACAAAACTTGCTATTTTTTTTGCGTGCATCAAAAAGAATCTAGAACGTGCAAGCGCAACAGCTGTTAAGTAAACCATACCATGGCCTGGCGGTACATACAAAGGAACATTGCCAAAGCGGTAGGTATAACCTTCCATATAAATGGATGCAAAATGCTCACCAGCAGTTGCAAATGCAACGGCTATGATTACTTGCATCCTTACTTCACGATTCTCTCCAATTAATAACCCAATTAAAAAAATCCAGGCGATAACCCCCAATAAATTTTGAATTTCAAAGCTAGCGCTGCCATCAATCACCAGGCTTACGCCCACACAAAAGAATGTGAAACCCGCAATAAAGTAATTTCGATTTTGATGTGGATAATTTATATCTGGTTTCGGAAAATGATCTAGCATTACTTATTTTGTTTAGATGTCAAATTAATAAAAAACCCGCAATAGCGGGTTTTTTATTAAAGATAGTTTAATCAATTTAATTTGAAAAATATTTATTAATTAATCAAGTAGCTCAAATAGCTTTATTAAAAAAATTCCACATTGATCAATTCAATTATCTATTTTTTAATAGGCTCACTGAAGCCGTTGTCGTCTTCGTCTTCCTCTTGATCTTTGTCACTATCATCCTCATCATCGCTGTCGTCGTCAGACGATTCGGCGTCACCAGTACTCGAATCGGATGATTCTTCAGATTCGGACTCTTCTTCCTCATCGTCCTCTTCTTCCTCTCCCTCACTACCTTCTTCCTCTTTCGCCAACACCATCTTGCCCGCAGCTAAACTCGCATTCAAGTCCGTCTTCGCTACCTCTTCATGCACCAAATTCTGATGACAATCTATACACGTCGCACCTTCCGTCTTCAACTTCTTATGCGCTTCCTGTGCGTCCGCTCCAGGTG encodes the following:
- a CDS encoding sodium-dependent bicarbonate transport family permease, which translates into the protein MSLSSLLVPAILFFALGMFACIIKSDLKFPPDMHKMIVIYLLIGIGLHGGKELAASHLADAIPAVWAALGFGVGLPIIAYIILRWLGKIDPLNSAAISAHYGSVSAGTYMTAVAFLGGIGVTYEPYPVIMLAIMESPAIMIGLVLAGYSRRIMGASSETSTAAKKGMMKHLLIDAFTNGSILLLFGSMAIGAAVSEASYHKIEPFFELIFMGALCIFLCDMGMEAGKRLSEFKSVGVFLVSFGIAMPLIGAACGLVVGHFVLGYSVGGITLVTVLAASCSYIAVPPAMRLAVPEANPSFYLTLSLGVTFPFNVVVGIPTYYAAAQYLHESYYPW
- a CDS encoding P-II family nitrogen regulator → MPLGSEILKKMKRIEIVINEDSLEEMLELLRNVDVRGYTVIKGVGGLGSTGERDPDAFALEQSNAFLVLTCEEAQADKIVLKLQPELKNFGGMCVLTDCHWVLGPKASY
- a CDS encoding alginate export family protein, which encodes MSPPRSSLTYGIALLLMGFLSSNDSLAAAIEDTKKKKPNRTQVANADVKKLDQVPVIAQNPTTGSARSFSTTESPGRTVFDFDNLPHLMEEHKTPLAALMPDWLNVAIEHRTRYSLYDNGFTRNIPGFNDMVHQRTRFLFEVFKATDPLKFTLELTDIRAPLANYGQAHSNVFANHFDFTQLHVGLNSQNFLGTGYAAKFEVGRFVMDYGEARLIGGHRWGTLSPTFDGMVFTVGNEREKWGLRVFGTRPVNREPTHLDWNTPATYFSGAQITNRDISWANVDAYFFQLNEGNKMRQRNLSTTGFRLFAKPVTGKLDYEIESMYQFGDTRDKHLFAHRHHGEVGYSFKTAMPFRLIYLFDYASGDRDPDKNFDILYAKRRVEYGPTGMFGPFFPSNLMSPVGFRATLIPTPTVKLTMSHRAYWLADKHGAYVGSGLQDTTGRAGTFLGNMLDVSVGWDPQWSYLKRVSFDVGYSHIFKGDYFDKVAQSPGSADTNYGYMMTTIRF
- a CDS encoding MerR family transcriptional regulator yields the protein MENKKPHNALLPIPAKRYFTIGEVGTLCDVKPHVLRYWEQEFAQLKLVKRRGNRRYYQHQEVLLIRRIRELLYEQGFTINGARSRLINADTKSKNLSSIPPASKVNNPSMSTVDLNYIRHQVRSIMSILSS
- a CDS encoding integration host factor subunit alpha; protein product: MALTKAELADLLFENVGLNKREAKDMVEFFYEEVRIALQNNDSVKLSGFGNFQLREKPQRPGRNPKTGEEIPITARRVVTFHASQKLKTLVEKNYHGKQKTT
- the pheT gene encoding phenylalanine--tRNA ligase subunit beta, which translates into the protein MKFSENWLRTFVNPSLSSERLAHVLTMAGIEVESVESVAATFNKVVVAEVCSVKSHPSADRLKVCQVKANQQADLLQIVCGAPNVSEGMRVPCALIGANLPGIQIKSAKLRGIESEGMLCSAKELGLAEIADGLLVLPEDAPVGKDFRSYFSLDDRIFTLSLTPNRADCLSVLGVAREVAAITASELIPLESPATLVDIQDVLDVHIMAPEACPLYCGRVIKGIDINARIPLWMTQRLERSGIRSINPIVDITNYILLETGQPLHSFDLNKINGSIQVRYAKSGEKITLLNDNIVNLTPDMLIIADESKPLALAGIMGGLDSSVTDGTVDIFLESAFFMPSIISGKSFQLGFISDSAYRFERGVDFAATHDFIDRASYLIQTICGGQAGPIVEKRYQLPARSPIQVRRTRIQRILGIELDVQQIKTYFQRLKFKFLEIDGSFTVTPPSYRFDLTIEEDLIEELARIYGYDRIPAHYPQARMAMLPAIENIRPVEQIKQSLVNRDYQEVINYAFVDANWELDFAGNDTPIKLVNPLASQMGVMRSTLVGGLIANLQFNLNRKQSRVRIFEIGRCFIRSTEIDCVQIEKLAGLIYGDIVPEQWGIPARSADFYDIKGDIENLCGNSAILFKKISHPALHPGKSAQIIIADNSIGWLGELHPKWQKKFDLQKNTVLFEINLEHLLPQAIHVTKEISKFPPVQRDIAIIVDNDINVQTLLSCMNEEKSPTVIDIALFDIYRGKGMENNKKSLAFRILLQDTEKTLTDIEVDSEVLKLIKILENRFCATLRNG
- the pheS gene encoding phenylalanine--tRNA ligase subunit alpha, yielding MENLEAIVSEATQLLNRVEDSIELENIKVHYLGKNGVLTGLLKQLGKIPVEQRPLVGSKINQAKNQLEEALKYRREAIYAQQLAIKLNEEALDVTLPGRGMRSGGLHPVTQTLQRIEKLFHSIGFDVASGPEIETDFYNFTALNIPENHPARAMHDTFYIDNGNLLRTHTSPVQIHYMQNHQPPMKVIAPGRVYRCDSDVTHTPMFHQVEGLWIDENVNFAALKSVLADFMAHFFEQDNLSVRFRPSFFPFTEPSAEMDIACVMCNGKGCRICSYTGWLEVLGCGMVHPNVLKHVSIDSERYVGFAFGIGAERLTMLRYGVSDLRLFFENDLRFLKQFN
- the rplT gene encoding 50S ribosomal protein L20, giving the protein MPRVKRGVTAHARHKKILKLAKGYRGRRKNVYRIAKEAVMKAGQYAYRDRRQRKRQFRTLWIARINAAAREFGLSYSVFMNGLKKASIDIDRKVLADLAVFDKSAFEKIVAQAKTSLAA
- the rpmI gene encoding 50S ribosomal protein L35 — translated: MPKMKTKSGAAKRFKFRPGGSIKRPQAFKRHILTKKTTKNKRQLRGIVGVHATNADSIRAMMPYA